The proteins below come from a single Megalops cyprinoides isolate fMegCyp1 chromosome 5, fMegCyp1.pri, whole genome shotgun sequence genomic window:
- the LOC118778488 gene encoding MAM domain-containing protein 2-like produces the protein MGHTVSVLAVILVRAQTLPGSCAFQNGTCGYVSDPSYSRWTESQDGGFIAVGPLRVEGRERAVLVSPDLELQDWSCVRLRYRITGSGSLKLQLRPEGESFDHTLWAADTPSDGWLLASIDLWNTSDPCKVVLEGTGHGPHSTAAMSEIRIVPGYCMECSFEEAHMCGYRNQGNSIVNWKLGGPDRDSHVRLPNDDSVGNRTGHYMYVDSINASRPQEVARLASPMTTTPLSGCLSFYYLQNPESGSSLSVFTRDQLGQGEEIWRPDTPNTALWALGQVDIKAPYPLEVVFEVAFNKPNGGYVLLDEISFSPEFCSTDTEFIFDPSTANCDFESGFCRYRQDQRAGSVWQRVAVKPNIYRTGDHTSGSGSFLLANTRSVQQPGFIGRLTGPPLPGQQKYCLRFYYGLTGFSRTDSALAVYLRHLNTEAQEKIWAATASSRDVWTEVDVTFQKPQAVKVLFVSICESVWDCGYVALDDITVTLGDCSLSTGWFLSVPGQCDFETGSCGYTQEQQGNVGGWVLARGPTPTSYTGPQGDHTTGVGRYMYMEASPMLPGQMARLVSAVLRGSRRPLCLLFHFHMLGSGTGRLSVFLRREGGAGGGGRDDLLWSRHGEQSISWLKASVDYSCHHTHQIVFEAVRGTSIRSDVAIDDIAFKKGPCKEAGGLHSLSRFPEKLNEVEQ, from the exons CcacactgtgtctgttttgGCAGTGATTTTGGTGAGGGCGCAGACTCTGCCAGGCTCCTGTGCTTTTCAGAATGGAACCTGTGGGTACGTGTCAGACCCCTCCTACTCCAGATGGACAGAGAGCCAGGATG GAGGCTTCATTGCTGTGGGTCCGCTGCgtgtggaggggagagagagggcggttCTGGTGAGCCCGGACCTGGAGCTTCAGGACTGGAGCTGTGTGAGGCTGCGGTACCGGATCACAGGATCTGGCTCGCTGAAGCTGCAGCTGCGACCCGAGGGGGAGAGTTTTGACCACACGCTGTGGGCTGCAGACACACCCTCTGATGGCTGGCTCCTTGCCAGCATTGACCTGTGGAACACATCTGACCCCTGTAAG GTCGTGTTGGAGGGCACAGGCCACGGCccgcacagcacagcagctaTGTCTGAGATTCGCATTGTACCCGGATACTGCATGG AGTGCTCCTTTGAGGAAGCCCACATGTGTGGCTACAGAAACCAGGGGAACTCCATTGTTAACTGGAAGTTGGGAGGACCTGACCGAGACAGCCACGTCCGCCTGCCAAATGATGACAGCGTGGGAAATAGAACAG GCCACTACATGTATGTGGACTCAATCAATGCGAGTAGACCCCAGGAAGTGGCCAGGCTGGCGTCTCCCATGACGACGACGCCGCTGTCCGGCTGTCTGTCCTTTTATTACCTGCAGAACCCTGAGAGCGGCAGCTCACTGTCTGTGTTCACCCGGGACCAGCTGGGACAGGGTGAGGAGATCTGGAGGCCAGACACCCCCAACACAGCGCTGTGGGCACTGGGACAGGTGGACATCAAGGCTCCGTACCCACTGGAG GTGGTGTTTGAAGTGGCCTTTAACAAACCCAACGGCGGATATGTACTGCTCGATGAGATCTCCTTTTCCCCTGAGTTCTGCAGCACcgacacag agttcATCTTTGACCCCTCGACTGCAAACTGCGACTTTGAGTCGGGGTTCTGTCGGTACCGCCAGGATCAGAGGGCGGGGTCAGTGTGGCAAAGAGTGGCAGTCAAACCCAACATCTACAGAACAGGAGACCACACCTCTGGCTCAG GGTCATTCCTCCTGGCGAACACGCGATCGGTGCAGCAGCCCGGATTCATAGGTCGGCTGACCGGACCCCCCCTCCCGGGACAGCAGAAGTACTGCCTGAGGTTTTATTACGGTCTGACCGGCTTCAGCAGGACGGACAGCGCCCTGGCTGTCTACCTCCGCCACCTCAACACCGAGGCCCAGGAGAAGATATGGGCCGCCACCGCCAGCTCCAGGGATGTCTGGACTGAGGTGGATGTCACCTTCCAGAAGCCCCAGGCTGTCAAG GTGCTGTTTGTCAGCATATGTGAGAGCGTCTGGGACTGTGGGTATGTTGCcctggatgacatcactgtgacgCTGGGGGACTGCAGTCTATCTACAG GGTGGTTCCTGTCCGTCCCGGGTCAGTGCGACTTTGAGACAGGAAGCTGCGGGTACACTCAGGAGCAGCAAGGTAACGTAGGTGGCTGGGTGCTGGCGAGAGGGCCGACGCCCACCTCATACACCGGACCACAGGGGGATCACACCACAGGGGTAG GGCGCTACATGTACATGGAGGCGTCCCCCATGCTGCCCGGGCAGATGGCGCGCCTGGTGTCGGCCGTGCTGCGAGGCTCCCGCCGGCCGCTCTGCCTGCTCTTCCACTTCCACATGCTGGGCTCGGGAACGGGCCGGCTTAGTGTGTTCCTGcggcgggaggggggggcaggcgggggggggcgggacgACCTGCTGTGGAGCCGGCACGGGGAGCAGAGCATCTCCTGGCTGAAGGCTTCAGTGGACTACAGCTGCCATCACACCCACCAG ATTGTGTTTGAAGCTGTCAGGGGCACATCAATAAGAAGTGATGTTGCAATTGATGACATTGCCTTTAAAAAGGGACCATGCAAAG AAGCTGGTGGCCTGCATTCACTCTCCAGATTCCCTGAGAAGCTCAATGAGGTTGAGCAGTGA